ATGAaaagatttaaaataaaatccaGCTTAGCCCCTCTGGCAATAAATTTAACCGAGCATTTTTTCCCGGTCCTATAAAACCGTGGCCAGGAGCTaacggaaaaaaaaacactcgtccTAATtacaaaagaatttttttccgGAAGAATCCTCTAGTGGACGTGAtgagataaaataaaataaactaaatCCAGTCTCCAGAAACTGCTGCGAAAATAGAGATCCCGAGAAGTGGGGGCCCAAATGCTTGTTTTTCTCTTCATTCCTCCGACATTCCTCTGTTTTGAGCCACGTTGAGAGCCGGAGAGTACGTCATGAATacgatataaaataatatttcccTTTGTGATTTTCCTTCATGGATGTGTGGCTTTGTGTATCCAACTAAAAAAACAATTCCTTCGTCGTCTTGTTTCCGGAATGAGATGCTGCTAGTTTTTTCTTGTTCTTTGATTTATCACGCTGTCCCAGGAATCTTCCAGCGGAGTCCACAACGTCGTGGTGGAAATGTGTTTGATGAAATTCTTTATCTGATGTATCGATGGAGGATGATTTGATGGGAATATCTAAAGACATGCTTCTCTCTATCTATGCGACGAGTTGTTTAGAGTTCCTGACTCACGGTCACGACCCCCAGTAGGAGgctcatcattatcatcatcagtGTCATGGTCGTTTCGAAGCTGACCTTTTTGCTGCTGGGGGCACTGTTCGTGATATCGTTGTCCCGAATAAGGGGGGCGTCGATCACGTGGATAATGCCGTTCGTACACTCAACGTCCGGTCGGAACACGGGGATCCACTTGCCGGTGTTCTTCCACTGGATGTAGAATCCTGCGAAGGGTAAAGTTGCAAGGTTGATCAGTtaatgatttgttgatattcacACACAAACATTGGGGTCTTGATTTACGAGTGTAAGAATGAGGCGAGTGAAATTGTGTCACTTTTATTGATGTTTGTATGTGTGAATGAGAATATCATTAAATGGATATTAGATGTATAGAAATTTAAATTGGCAACACTTTTTGATATGTGCGCCATTTTGACAGCTGTTACGAATAGATCAAGGGGTTACTAAAATGGCCGcctttttgtagccagcatagaaaatcatgagcatagaaatcataacctaaaattgaaCATAAAGTGCTTCGAGCGATCCTGCTGCAGTATTTTAATAGCAAATCAAAAAATAAAGCTTCCGAATGAATGTTGCCTGCCCTTAATTTGTTGTTAGTTTGTGTTGTGTAAAGTTGCCAAAGCCCCGGAATAGACTGACACCTAAGCAACGAATGCAACCTATGCAGATTGTTTTTTCTACAAAACCATTGTTCATGAATGAGAAACTCATCGTTGCATTTAACAAGAAAATTTTGTTTAGCGATGAAgatttttgtggggttatgtgtAGCCCCTGGTTTACTCCGAAAAGCCGCAGACAAGGTGTCAATCGTCTGAGGCTTTTCGGAGTAGAGCCAATATTTGTCACGTTATCACTACGGACTCCATTGCTCAAATATTCCTATGAAACTTCTTCcgagcctaaaataaaaatgacaaaGAATTACCTTTCAAATGAACCTAAATAAATAATAGCATTTTTACGTAGAAATACTGTAATGGTGCCAAATCGCGAAACATGCCCTCGGCTCGGCTTTTGGAATAtggaaacaaacgagacgagcgctcgtcttctCGTATAGTCTTCTGTAGTAGGGCC
This DNA window, taken from Toxorhynchites rutilus septentrionalis strain SRP unplaced genomic scaffold, ASM2978413v1 HiC_scaffold_192, whole genome shotgun sequence, encodes the following:
- the LOC129781724 gene encoding fasciclin-1-like, which translates into the protein MSDLKNMSNESLILPTVGPTNLHIRVKEEDRIDGFDDPNSLQSGFYIQWKNTGKWIPVFRPDVECTNGIIHVIDAPLIRDNDITNSAPSSKKVSFETTMTLMMIMMSLLLGVVTVSQEL